The sequence below is a genomic window from Thioclava nitratireducens.
CAGCGGATGATGTATCTGCTGCATGGCGACAAGGTGCTGGAAAGCTACAAGGTCGGCCTTGGCGGTGATCCTGTCGGACCGAAGCAATTCGAGGGTGACGGCAAGACGCCGGAAGGGCTCTATTACATCAACCGGCGCAATCCGAATTCTGCCTATTACCTGTCGATCGGCATCAGCTATCCGAACCCGCAGCAGGTGGCCTTCGCGGAGTCGCAGGGCAAGAAGCCGGGTGGCGACATCTTCATCCATGGCCGCGACGGCAAGAACAAGGGCAAGGGCCGAGACTGGACCGCTGGCTGCATTGCGGTGAAGGACAAGGAAATCCGCGACATCTACGCGATGGTCCGCGACGGAACGCCGATCTTCATCTTCCCCTGATTGCCCCCCGAAAATTACAAAGGGCCCCGCACGGGGCCCTTTTTTGCTTGCGGCGGGTCTTCGGCTCAGTTGCCCGTGACCATCGTCCACCAGATCTTGCCGGAGGGCTCCTGATACCACGAGAAGCCCATCTGGGTCGCCGCCGGGTTCAGGATCACGTCGCGCGTATCCGCGACCTTCATCCAAGCCGCGAGGGTCTCCATCTCGGTTTCGTAGGTCTCGGAGATATTCTCGCCCAGCACCTGCCCCGGATAGCCAGCACGCTGTGCCCGGGTCAGCGGCGAGGAGCCGTCGGAACCCCAGTGCCACGGGCGGTTCTGCGCGGCCATGTCCTTGGAATGCGCGAGTGCCGCCGTCGTCAGTGCGTCGTTCAGCACCAGCGGCGCGGCCCCGCGCGCCGAGCGCAGGCTGTTCACAGATTCCAGCACACGCTGCGGGATCACCGAGCGGTCACTCGCGGTGATGTTGTAGACTTTCGGCAGCGGCAGGCCATCGGGGCCAAGCTTCGGCTGCGTGTCGGTCGGCTGGCAAGCTGCCAGAGCCACAGTCGCAGAGATCGCAAATACGGTAGCGCGCAACATCTTTGGTCAGTCCCTCGTTAAACCGTCAATCCGCATTACACGCTTGTACTCAGCCGCGCAAACCCCTCTGTCGATTTGCGGGCCGATCCCCGCCAGTTTGATTTGCCGCGGCCGTGCGATCACATTATATTTATCGCAATCGTCCCCGTCGCGAACCCGGAGCCTGAGATGTCCCACACGCGCAAGCCCTTCGACCGCCGCGCCTTTCTCGGCGCCGCCGCCTGCCTTGGTGCGGGGCTCGCGCTGCCCGCCGGAGCGCAGACGCCCGATGCCGGGCAGGAGCAGTTCGAGACCACGGCCTTCACCAATCAGCGGCGCAATATCTCGAGCTTCCAGAACCGAGACTGGCAGTCCTATTTCTCGAATTTGCGCAACGGCGCGATCCTCGTCGACACCCATTCGCGGGCGCTGCATTACTGGTCGGAGGATCGCTCGATCTACCGGCTCTACCCGACCTCGGTGCCGGTCTCCGAGGAACTCACCCGGCGCGGCCGCACCGAGGTGATCCGCAAGGTGAAGGGGCCGAGCTGGGCGCCGACGCCTTCGATGAAGAAGCGCAATCCGGAATGGCCCGATTACGTGCCACCGGGTCCGGACAATCCGCTGGGCACCCACGCGCTTTACCTATCGTGGCGCTATTACCGCATCCACGGCACCCATGACACGCGCAAGATCGGCCGTAAAAGCTCGAACGGCTGCATCGGGCTTTACAACGAACATATCCAGGAGCTGTTCGGCTTCGCGAAGATCGGAACGCAGGTGCTGCTGATCTGAGGCGCGCCGCTCGACCGACACGGAAACCCCCGGCTCCGCGTAGGACCGGGGGCTATTCAATCTGCGTAGCGGTCAGTCGTGTCCACCCTCGGCGTGGGCGTGGTCGGACGCGCCGCCCGAGCCATCGCCCGAAGCATCGCCGGCTCCCGAACCGCTCGACAAGCCGTCGAGCTTGCCACGGGCGCTTTGCACCATGACGCCGAGCATCTCGTCTTCGCCGGGCGCGTCGACCGATTGCACGAGGTTTTCCTCGTGATTTTGCGAGTAAATCACGTCGTCTTCCGTCGCCCACGGATTTGCATGGCCGGCCCAGGACGCGCCAGCATGGAGAGCCGCCAGAGCGGCCAGTCCGATAGTCTTGATCATTCTCGTTCCTTTCTGCTCTGCGCGTCCCGATCGTTGCCGGTCCGCAGGATGCGCCTTCACGGCGATCCCTTTCCCCAACGTCAGGAACATATGGGAAGAGAGCCCCACTAATCTGTGAGACAGGTCGTCGCAGATTGCGAAAGTCGTATCAGTCCAGCCAACCGGCGAGGTTTTCCTGCACGACGTCCATCAGCGCCTTGATGTGCAGATCGTCGTCGTTGAGGCAGGGGACATAGGTGAATTTCTCGCCGCCTGCATGCTCGAACGCCTCGCGGATTTCGCCGTTGATCTCCTCGAGCGTCTCGATGCAATCCGCGCTGAAGGCGGGCGAGATCACCGCGATATTCTTCTTCCCGGCCTTCGCCAGTTCCGCCACATGCTCGACGGTGTAGGGCTTGAGCCATTCCTCGGGGCCGAAGACCGACTGGAAGGTGGTGTCGATCCCGTCCTTGTCCCAGCCGAGCCGTTCGCGCAGCAGGCGCGAGGTCTTTTGGCACTGACAGTGGTAGGGGTCGCCCTCCATCAGGTAGCGCTTGGGCATCCCGTGATAGGACGCGACCAGCACGTCGGGCTTTTCGTCCAGCGTCGCGTAGACCCGCTCCACCGATTGCGCGAGAGCGTCGATATAGGAGGGCCGGTCGAAATATTCAGGCGCGACGCGGGCGGCGGGCTGGCGCTTCTGTTTCATCAGCGCGCGGAAGAACTGGTCGTTCGCGGTGGCCGAGGTCGCACCCGCATATTGCGGATAAAGCGGCAGGAACAGGATCTTCTCGCAGCCTTGCTCGACCATCTTGTCGACCACCGACTGGGTCGAGGGGTTGCCGTAGCGCATGCAGTAATCGACGACGACTTCCTGCCCGTAGCGCGCCGAGACCGCATCGCGCAGCTTTGCGACCTGCTGCTTGGTAATCGTCATCAGCGGGCTTTCGTCGGCCTCGTTGTTCCAGATCGTTTTGTAGTTCGCGCCGGAGGTGAAAGGCCGCCGCGACAGGATGATCAGCTGCAGCAGCGGCTGCCACTTCCATGCCGGATAATCGATCACACGCCGGTCCGAGAGGAACTCGTTCAGGTAGCGGCGCATCGACCAGTAATCGGTATTGTCCGGGGTTCCGAGGTTGGCGACGAGCAGACCGATCTTCGCTTCCTTGACGGGCGGATGATCGGCGGGGGCGTGGGCAAGGCGCGGATTTGCGGCGTTGGTCATCGTGTCACTGTCCTGTCGTCAATTATCGCGGAACTTCCACCCGACTTAACGGGTTTCCCGATCTGTGCCAATGCGGCCTATTCAACCGGGACAGGATCACTTACGGTCTTCACATGGCAATGGATGACATGACCGGGAAAAAACCGGCACCGCCCGCGCTCGACCCGTCACGGGACGCGCTGTTCCTCGATTTCGACGGATGTCTCGTGGATATCGCGCCGCGCCCGGACGCGGTTATCGTGCCGCGCGATCTGCCCGGCATCCTGACCGAGCTGTCAGAGGCGCTCGACGGCGCGCTCGCGGTCGTCTCGGGGCGGTCGCTGCACGAACTGGAACGGTTTCTCGAGGGCTTCGAAGGCCTGATGGTCGGATCGCACGGCTCGGAGGCGCGCGGGATGGAGCCGCCGATGGCCGAGGCGCCGCAGCATCTGGGCGCAGTGAAAGAGGATCTGGCGGGCTTCGCGCAGGAGCATGATCTCATCTTCGAGGACAAGAGCCACGGCGCCGCGATCCATTTCCGCTCCAACCCCGCCAAGCAGGGTCAGGTCGAAGCCTTCACCGAGGCGCTGACCGAGCGCTATGACGGCTTCATGATCCAGCCCGCGAAGATGGCCGTCGAAATCCGCCCCCAGGGGTTCTCGAAGGACGGCGCCTTGGCGATCCTGTCCGACCTCGTGCAGTTCGACGGGCGCAAGCCGGTCTATGCGGGCGACGACACGACGGACGAGCCCGCGCTGGCCTGGGCCGAGGAACATGGCGGCTTCGGAATCAAGGTCGGCGACGGAGAGAGCGTCGCACGCTATCACCTCGCCGCACCGACGAATGTGCGCGACTGGCTGGCCGCCGCGTTGCGCGTTGAATGAGGAACGTCACATGGGTCGCCTGATCTGCATCTCGAACCGTATTCCGACCGGGGCCAATCCTTCGGGCGGGCTGGTCGTGGCGCTTGGCGACGTGCTGGAGGAGACCGGCGGCATCTGGATCGGCACCTCCGGCGAAATCGCGGAGAAACCCGCCGCGGAGCTACGCGAGATCGAGGGCGGGCCGTTCAGGCGCTACTGCTTCGATCTGACCCAGGAAGAGCAGGACAACTATTACGCGGGCTATTCCAATTCGGTCCTTTGGCCGCTGTTCCACGGGCGCGCCGATCTGATGGATATCCACCACCTCTATCTGGGCGTCTACAAGCAGGTGAATCGGCGGATCGCGAAGCTCGTGGCGCCGTTTCTCAAGCCCGACGACCGGATCTGGGTGCAGGATTACCACCTGCTGCCGCTGGCCTACGAGCTGCGCCTGATGGGCGCGACCAACCCGATCGGTTTCTTCCTTCACACGCCCTTCCCCGGGCCGACCGCGATGCAGGCGCTGCCCAACGGGCGCGAAGTCTGCCAGTGGATCGCGAATTACGACCTCGTGGGGCTGCAGGCAGAGCGCGACGTGCGGGCCTGCCTCCACTCGATGATCGAGATCGCCGGGGCTTCCGATCTGGGCGCGGGCTATGTGCATCTCTCGCCGCGCCAATGTCGGATCGCCGCCTTCCCGATTTCGATTGATGCGCGGGAATTCCAGGACCTGGCAGAGGCCGAGTTCGAGAACCTCCCCGCCGGGATCGTGAAGGATCATCGCCGGCTGGTGATAGGCGTCGACCGGCTGGATTATTCCAAGGGCGTTCCGCACCGCTTCCGTGCCTTCGGCGAATTTCTGGAGCGGCACGAGGATTGGCATCGCCACGTCTCGCTGCTGCAGATCTCACCGCCGACCCGCGAGGGCGTGCAGGCCTATGACGATATCCGCGAAGAGACCGAGCATCTCTCGGGCCGCATCAACGGCCAATTCGCAGACATCCAGTGGGTTCCGATCCGCTTCATCAACCGGGCGGTGCCGCGCGAGGTTCTGGCGGGGCTCTATCGCGCCTCGCATGTCGCGCTGGTGACGCCGCTGATGGACGGGATGAACCTCGTCGCGAAGGAGTTCATCGCAGCACAGAACCCCGACGATCCCGGCGTGCTGATGCTGTCGCAATTTGCCGGCGCGGCCGAGCAGATGGACGCGGCGCTGATGGTGAACCCGCACGACCCGGAACAGGTCGCGACCTCGATGCTGACTGCGCTGATGATGTCGCGCGGCGAGCGGCGGGAACGCTATCGGTCGCTGATGGAAGGGCTGACCACCTATGACGTGCATTGGTGGTCGAAGTCCTTCCTCGACGCGCTAGGCTGAGCCGGGCTTGTCGCCGCTCGGCCGCTCGGTCGTGCCAAGCGCATCGGCCAGCCTCTGCGCCGCCGACCCCGGCCGCAACGGTTTCTGCTGATCGGGATGCGGCTTCCAGCCGGTGAGCCAGACCATGTCGAAGGTCGCGCGCACCCGGCCATCGGGCTCCTGATAGGTCTCGATATAAAGACGCAACGCCTCGGTCAGCACATCGCGGCGCAGGAAGCG
It includes:
- a CDS encoding L,D-transpeptidase family protein — its product is MNRRTLLLGGCALATLAACGDSSKFKSYNGPAVTQIQLFKSQRMMYLLHGDKVLESYKVGLGGDPVGPKQFEGDGKTPEGLYYINRRNPNSAYYLSIGISYPNPQQVAFAESQGKKPGGDIFIHGRDGKNKGKGRDWTAGCIAVKDKEIRDIYAMVRDGTPIFIFP
- a CDS encoding CAP domain-containing protein, giving the protein MLRATVFAISATVALAACQPTDTQPKLGPDGLPLPKVYNITASDRSVIPQRVLESVNSLRSARGAAPLVLNDALTTAALAHSKDMAAQNRPWHWGSDGSSPLTRAQRAGYPGQVLGENISETYETEMETLAAWMKVADTRDVILNPAATQMGFSWYQEPSGKIWWTMVTGN
- a CDS encoding L,D-transpeptidase, with the protein product MSHTRKPFDRRAFLGAAACLGAGLALPAGAQTPDAGQEQFETTAFTNQRRNISSFQNRDWQSYFSNLRNGAILVDTHSRALHYWSEDRSIYRLYPTSVPVSEELTRRGRTEVIRKVKGPSWAPTPSMKKRNPEWPDYVPPGPDNPLGTHALYLSWRYYRIHGTHDTRKIGRKSSNGCIGLYNEHIQELFGFAKIGTQVLLI
- the hemH gene encoding ferrochelatase, which encodes MTNAANPRLAHAPADHPPVKEAKIGLLVANLGTPDNTDYWSMRRYLNEFLSDRRVIDYPAWKWQPLLQLIILSRRPFTSGANYKTIWNNEADESPLMTITKQQVAKLRDAVSARYGQEVVVDYCMRYGNPSTQSVVDKMVEQGCEKILFLPLYPQYAGATSATANDQFFRALMKQKRQPAARVAPEYFDRPSYIDALAQSVERVYATLDEKPDVLVASYHGMPKRYLMEGDPYHCQCQKTSRLLRERLGWDKDGIDTTFQSVFGPEEWLKPYTVEHVAELAKAGKKNIAVISPAFSADCIETLEEINGEIREAFEHAGGEKFTYVPCLNDDDLHIKALMDVVQENLAGWLD
- the otsB gene encoding trehalose-phosphatase yields the protein MAMDDMTGKKPAPPALDPSRDALFLDFDGCLVDIAPRPDAVIVPRDLPGILTELSEALDGALAVVSGRSLHELERFLEGFEGLMVGSHGSEARGMEPPMAEAPQHLGAVKEDLAGFAQEHDLIFEDKSHGAAIHFRSNPAKQGQVEAFTEALTERYDGFMIQPAKMAVEIRPQGFSKDGALAILSDLVQFDGRKPVYAGDDTTDEPALAWAEEHGGFGIKVGDGESVARYHLAAPTNVRDWLAAALRVE
- a CDS encoding alpha,alpha-trehalose-phosphate synthase (UDP-forming); this translates as MGRLICISNRIPTGANPSGGLVVALGDVLEETGGIWIGTSGEIAEKPAAELREIEGGPFRRYCFDLTQEEQDNYYAGYSNSVLWPLFHGRADLMDIHHLYLGVYKQVNRRIAKLVAPFLKPDDRIWVQDYHLLPLAYELRLMGATNPIGFFLHTPFPGPTAMQALPNGREVCQWIANYDLVGLQAERDVRACLHSMIEIAGASDLGAGYVHLSPRQCRIAAFPISIDAREFQDLAEAEFENLPAGIVKDHRRLVIGVDRLDYSKGVPHRFRAFGEFLERHEDWHRHVSLLQISPPTREGVQAYDDIREETEHLSGRINGQFADIQWVPIRFINRAVPREVLAGLYRASHVALVTPLMDGMNLVAKEFIAAQNPDDPGVLMLSQFAGAAEQMDAALMVNPHDPEQVATSMLTALMMSRGERRERYRSLMEGLTTYDVHWWSKSFLDALG